The genome window GTGCTGGCACGAGAGATTTTGCATGGTCGCCATATCGTTTATGGCGCTAGTTATTGTTAGATACGGCTTTAAGGTCAAATACCTCGCCGCGATCCTCTTTCTAGCGTGCCTCGGGCTTTACGACGGCTTTTTACATTACAGTCTAGACGGCACGGGCGGCGGCTACCTCGACATAAAGCAGGGCTTCGGGCTTGAAATTTTAGGCGCACACACGCAGTTTTGGGTCGTGGTAGTACATTTTTGCGTCATTATATTTTTGGGCGTGATTTTGCTACTGGGCAAAAACGTAGGCAAAATAATGCAAAAAAGCGAAGATGGCGCTTACGGCGCGGTTTTGCCCAAATTTGCGCTAGGCAAAGTCGCTGTGGCGGCCTTTGCGATCATCATGGCTTTTAACTGCGTGCAAGCCTTCGTCACCGCAGGCCCGCCTCCGTATCTGGCCTCTGCGACGCCCTCTCGCATGAGCATCGATCCTAGCAAGTGGTTTTGGGAGCTTGACCACTGGGAGGAGACCGAAATAGATTTCCGCGAAAGCTGGAATCCAAAACTACCGAATTTACCGAAGTGAGGCCGAAGATGAAAAAATTTCTAAATTTAACCCTATTGTGCGCCGCGCTGGCATTCGGCGGCGAATTTAATCTAAATCCCGCGGACGGCGCCGTGACAAATTTGACTCCGCTTCGTAAAAGCGGCGAGATAACGCTAAATTTGAAAAACGATAATCCCGTCGCCGGGCTTGACTACGACGAAGCGAGCAAAAGCTTTTTGGTCGGTACGCTCAAATTTGAGCTTTACGAGATGGATGACGAGCTAAAAACCGTAAAAAGCTATCTGCGAAGCACGCCCGATTGGATCATCCAGATGGAAGACACCGTCGCTGCGAGCTTTTTTAAAGACTCGATCGGCGCGATGAGCTACAACAAAACCTACGAGTTTTTTAAACCGGCGCCCAATCAAAGCAAAGAGGAAGCGAACAAAGCGTGGCGCTATCTGCACGATGGGTACCAAAATT of Campylobacter showae contains these proteins:
- a CDS encoding disulfide bond formation protein B; translated protein: MENQNFANGSENLPSWGDDERLFFNLFAFAALALIALPVGIACLILGFGMGDSPCIMCWHERFCMVAISFMALVIVRYGFKVKYLAAILFLACLGLYDGFLHYSLDGTGGGYLDIKQGFGLEILGAHTQFWVVVVHFCVIIFLGVILLLGKNVGKIMQKSEDGAYGAVLPKFALGKVAVAAFAIIMAFNCVQAFVTAGPPPYLASATPSRMSIDPSKWFWELDHWEETEIDFRESWNPKLPNLPK